ATTGGTACCAGCTCGGGTATTGGGATTATCAGTGGCAGATAAAGGAGAGATGATAATATGTTGTTTACCGCTGTTGCATTGAATCCATCAATAGATAAGATGATTATAGTAAATAATTTTAAAGTCAATGCTACCAATAGAATATCAGATTCTAGAATTGACCCCAGTGGCAAAGGAATAAATGTAGCTAAAGTTGCAAAAACTTTAGGTGAAGATACTTGCTGCACAGGATTTTTATTTGATTCAAATGGAAACATGTTTGAAGAGGATTTACGTAAACATGGGATAAAGACTGATTTTGTATGGTGTTCAGGAGAGGTTAGAACCAATATAAAAGTAGTTGATCCTGAAAATAATACAATGACCGAAATAAACAATGCAGGTCAGCGAGTTGGACCATCTGATATATTGAAAATAAAGCAAAAAATAGAACAATGTGCCCAAAAAAGTTCCATAGTGATCTTTTCCGGAAGTCTGCCTCCCGGTACAGATAAATCCTTGTACAGAGAATTGATAGAGATATGCAATAGACAAGGTGCAAGGGTGTACTTGGATACATATGGAGAAGCGCTTAAGGAAGGCATAAAAGCAAAGCCCTTTGCGGTAAAGCCAAATACTTTTGAGCTAGAGCTCACTGTTGGGGAGAAATTGAATGATGAGAAAGATATAGTGAGAGGTGCAAAAAAGCTTATTGATATGGGATTAAGTTGTGTATTAGTGTCTAGGGGCTCTAAAGGTTCTATTGCATTGTATGATGAAAAGGTGTATAAGATACCCCCTATAAATGTTCCGGTAAAGAGCAGCGTTGCGGCAGGGGATTCTTTGTTGACAGGGTTTGCTATAGGGATGAAGCGTACCATGGACTTTGAATATTCACTTAAGCTGGGAACTGCATGCGCTACCTCTTGTGTAATCAAAGAAGGGTCAAAAATTTGCACCCCGGAAGAGGTAGAAAAATATTTTGATATGGTAGAAATAAATCAAATTTTTTAAACGAGAATAATCTCCTTCTATTAGGAAAAATTAATTACAAAAACTGATGGAAGGAGATTTTTTATATGCAGGAAAAGGATTATCAAATAAAAGATCATATCAGGTTGAAAAGAAAGGACACTGGCTATGAAGAGTTAATTGCTGATAAAACCAGATATGGTGAATTTATTTCCTCATTTCATAATTGGTTGGGTTTTGAAGGATTGAATGAGAGAGCTGAACATATGCAGAATATATCCAACAAAGCAGACCAAAACTATGAAGGAGATGATTAACTAGCAATTATCAGAAATAGGGCAAAAAACCTTGATGACGTATTATATTGAGCGTATATTGCCGAGAATGAGGTGTATAATCTCTTCATTTTCGGCAAGAAATATAATATAATCAATATAAGGTCAAAGAAGGTCAAAGTCTAATCAGGGGTGATATTGTGGCAAGGTTAAGTGATCAGATAGAGAATTTTTTAAAAGAGCTATTTAAAGATGCTGAAAATAGCATTCTTGAAATACAAAGGAATGAATTGGCAGAGTATTTTAATTGTGCTCCTTCTCAAATAAACTATGTATTGGCAACTAGGTTTACATTGGATAAGGGCTACTATATAGAGAGCAGGAGAGGCGGAGGGGGATTTATAAAGATTGCAAGATTGGATATAGATGATGATGATTATTTGCTCCATCTTGTTTCTAACAGGATAGGGGCAGCAATTCCTCAAAATGCAGCAATTCAAATAGTAGAAAGTTTGTATGAGCAGGAATTGATAACAGAAAGAGAGATGCACATTATAAAATCAGCAATTACTGATAAGGCTATAAATGCTCCTTCAGCTATAAAGGATAATATACGGGCTGGTATACTAAGAAATGTTTTAATTTCTATCATGTCATTTTAAACTCAGTTAAGTTGGGAATATATTATTTGAGGAGGTTTTAAATATAATGTATTGTGATAAATGCAAGAAAAATGTTGCTACAGTTCATTATACTAAGATTATAAATGGACAGAAAACTGAAGTACATTTATGTCAACAATGTGCTAAAGAATCAGGAGAATTTGCTTTGTTTACTCCTTTTTCAATAAATGATTTGCTATCGGGTTTTTTGGATGCAGGCTATGACTCACAATTGGATTATGGATATACAAGTACTATAAAATGTGAAAGTTGTGGTATGAGTTATGACGACTTTAAAAAACATGGGAGGCTGGGATGTAGCGATTGTTATGCTTCCTTTGATAGCAGATTGTTGCCACTTATCAGAAAGATACATGGCAATGTTCAGCATATAGGAAAAGTGCCAAGAAAAGCTGGGGATCATGTAAGATTGAAAAGAGAAAGGACTAGTTTGAAGAACAAGCTTCAGGAAGCAATAAAGAAAGAGGAATTTGAAAAAGCGGCTGAGATAAGAGATAAAATAAAGGAAATTGAAAGCAGATTAAATGGTTAACTGGAGGGTTATGTTATGAATAACTGGTATGAGATATCAGGACCAGATAATGATGTGGTGTTGAGTACTAGAATCAGGCTGGCAAGGAATTTAGATGATATTCCGTTTCCTATTATGATGGATGATATTACAGCCCAGCAAGTAATAGAAAGATGCTGGCAAGCATTGGATAATGGAGACCAGGATTTTAAATTATTAAGAATTAAAGATTTAAATGATATACACAAGCAAGCTTATATTGAAAAACATATTTCCAGTCCCGATCTGATGGAGAATCCCAAGAGGTCAGCGTTAATATTAAAGAATGATCAGGAAACATGTGTTATGGTGAATGAAGAGGACCATATAAGAATACAAAGCCTGATGAGTGGAATGCAGTTGCAGAAGGCTTGGAAGCTGGCTGATGCATTAGATGATCAAATGGAGGAAAGGTTGAGTTATGCTTTTACCGAGAAATTAGGATATCTTACCGCATGTCCTACTAATGTAGGTACAGGCATGAGAGCATCAGTGATGGTACATTTGCCTGCACTTACAATGACAAACTATATAAGGGGTATATTGCATACTGTAAGCAAGATAGGCTTAGCTATCAGAGGTTTATATGGTGAAGGTAGTGATGCCTTTGGGAATATATACCAAATTTCCAATCAGATTACAATCGGTCAATCAGAAGGGGAAATCATAAATGATTTATCTGTTGTGACTTCTCAAGTGATTGAAAGGGAGAGAGCAGCTAGGAAGGTGCTGATGGCTAATAAAAAATACGAGTTTCAGGATAGGTTGTATAGATCCTACGGTGTATTGGCTAATGCTAAAATAATGACATCGAGGGAATTTTTAGAGTTGATGTCGAATGTGCGTATGGGAGTAGAATTAGGTATCATCGATAAAGTGGATATAAATACATTGAATAAACTCATGTACGAATTACAGCCGGCCAATATACAGATTTTGGCGGGCAAAGAATTGAATGATAGGGAAAGAGATTTTTATAGGGCAAGTGTTTTAAATGAGAAATTACAATGAAAAATATAAATAGATTGGAGGAATATTAATGGGGATGTTTGCCAGGTTTACTGAAAGGGCACAAAAGGCTCTTGTATTATCACAACAGCAAGCCAAAGATTTAGGACATAATTATGTAGGCACAGAGCACATACTTCTCGGACTTTTAAAAGAAGGCGGAGGAATAGCAGCACAGGTCTTAAATGGAATGGGCGTGAATGCTGATAAAGTGAGACAAGAATTGGATAAGGTTATAGGTAAGGGTGACTACAATTTCGATGAAAGATTTGGATATACCCCCAGAAGCAAGAGAGTGCTGGAATTGAGTTTCAGGGAAGCTATGGGTTTGGGGAACAACTATATTGGTACCGAACATATTTTGCTTGGGCTGATACGTGAAGGAGATGGAGTAGCTGCAAGGTTGCTTATAAATATGGGAGTGGATTTGGAAAAGGCAAGACAAAAGGTTATAGAAATGCTCAAACATCAATCAGGAAATTCCGCTGCAGATGGTAGGGCTGAAGAAAATTCTACTCCAACTTTGAAACAGTTTGGACGGGATCTCACTGATCTTGCAAGGGAAGGAAAGATAGATCCTGTAATAGGCAGAGAAAAGGAAATAGAAAGAGTTATACAGGTTTTAAGTCGACGGACTAAGAATAATCCTGTGCTATTAGGGGAGCCCGGAGTAGGGAAGACGGCCATTGCCGAAGGGCTCGCTCAAAAGATTGTGGACGGCGATGTACCTGAGTTATTAAAAGGGAAAAAAGTTGTCACATTAGATCTTGCATCTATGGTAGCAGGAGCAAAATATAGGGGTGAATTTGAAGAGCGGCTTAAAAGTGTGATGGCAGAGATAGTAAATGCAGGGAATATAATATTATTCATTGATGAAATGCATACTATAATAGGCGCTGGTGCTGCCGAAGGTGCTATAGATGCATCAAACATATTGAAACCTGTACTTGCGAGAGGAGAATTGCAGGCTATAGGGGCTACTACCCTAGATGAATATAGGAAACATGTAGAAAAAGATGCTGCATTAGAGCGAAGATTTCAGCCTGTAATGGTAGGAGAACCTTCAAAAGAGGAGACTGTTGAGATATTGTATGGGCTGAGGGACAAGTATGAGGCTCATCACAAGGTGAGATTTACAGATGAAGCCCTCAAAGCCGCCGTTCAATTATCTGATAGATATATTTCGGATAGATTTTTACCTGACAAGGCTATAGATCTTATAGATGAAGCTGGTTCAAGGGTTAAACTCAAAATGGTTACAACTCCTGATGGGTTGAAGAAATTGGAGGACCAACTGGAACGATTAGGGAAAGAAAAAGAAGAGGCGGTTACGAGCCAAAACTACGAAAAGGCTGCTCAAATAAGAGACCAAGAGAAAGATATAAAAGATAAAATAGAACAAGAGAAAAATAAATGGAAAAGCGATTCTGAAAGTGACAAGGCCTGTGTTGATCGAGAAGAGATTGCTAACATCGTTTCAAGCTGGACCGGGATACCTGTAAATAAGTTGACACAGGAAGAGAGCCAGAGGCTATTGAATATGGAAAAAGTTTTACATGAGAGGGTAATCGGACAGAAAGAAGCGGTGTCGGCGGTATCAAGGGCGGTAAGAAGGGCTAGAGCAGGCTTGAAAGATCCCAATAGGCCTATAGGCACTTTCTTGTTTCTGGGTCCTACAGGGGTAGGCAAAACAGAACTGTGTAAAGCACTTGCAGATGTGATGTTTGGTGATCAAGATGCTATGATAAGAATAGATATGTCCGAGTATATGGAAAGACATAGCGTTTCAAGATTAGTAGGTTCACCCCCTGGATATGTAGGTTATGAAGAAGGAGGGCAATTGACTGAGAAGGTGAGGAGAAAGCCTTATTCGGTTGTGTTGCTGGATGAGATTGAAAAGGCTCACCCTGATGTATTTAATATATTGCTCCAGATAATGGATGATGGAAGGTTGACTGACGGTAAGGGTAGGACAGTTAATTTCAGAAATACAATTGTAGTAATGACATCAAATGTAGGTGCACATACGATAAGGAAACAGAAGACGTTAGGATTTACATCGCCAGATGATGAAAAGCAAAATGAATATGAAAAAATGAAAGAGAACATAATGGATGATCTTAAAAAGACGTTCAGGCCTGAATTTTTGAACAGAGTGGATGAAATAATAGTATTTCATCAGCTGGACGAGGTTCATTTGAGGCAGATTGTAGATCTAATGTTGAAGGAAGTCATGAGCAGGCTTAAAGCAAAAGATATATATCTTGATGTGACCAAAAAAGCAAGAGAATATCTTGCAAAAGAAGGTTTTGATCCAGTTTATGGAGCTAGGCCTCTCAAGAGAGCGATACAAAAGAAGATGGAAGATAGCTTATCAGAAGAGATACTTGCAGGGAATGTAAAATCGGGAGATAAGGTATTAGCGGATTATATAGATGGGAAACTAGTGTTTAAGCAAAAGCAGATGATGACAGCAAATAAATAATTAAAAGGATTCTATATATAGAATCCTTTTAATTATTCTTGCTTGGGCATCTTGATTGATTTTATAGTATAATTAAAAACTCCTCCAGGAGCATTTACAGTCACAAGTTCTCCATTTTTTTTAAAGAGCAAGGACCTGCCTACAGGAGATAAATATGACACATGGCCATTTTGTATATTATCTTTATAAGGACCTACTACTGTGAAAGTAAATGATTCTTTGGTATCTAAATCTTCAACCTCAACTTCACTTCCGATGATTACGAAAGGACAGATATTTTGGTCTTCTGAAGAATTAGAAAATTCTGCAGCCAGAGAATCCAATTGCCTTAAATAGCCGCTGATGAAGACTTCAAACTTATGTCTTTGCTCTGAAGGCTCCGGAAAGTATTCTTCTATAAGTTCATCTTTTTGATTTTTTACATTTTGTAGGTGAGCATCAAAGTCCACCATTTAGCTTCCCTCACTTTAAAATATTAAATAAATATTATGGGCAT
The Clostridia bacterium DNA segment above includes these coding regions:
- a CDS encoding protein arginine kinase — translated: MNNWYEISGPDNDVVLSTRIRLARNLDDIPFPIMMDDITAQQVIERCWQALDNGDQDFKLLRIKDLNDIHKQAYIEKHISSPDLMENPKRSALILKNDQETCVMVNEEDHIRIQSLMSGMQLQKAWKLADALDDQMEERLSYAFTEKLGYLTACPTNVGTGMRASVMVHLPALTMTNYIRGILHTVSKIGLAIRGLYGEGSDAFGNIYQISNQITIGQSEGEIINDLSVVTSQVIERERAARKVLMANKKYEFQDRLYRSYGVLANAKIMTSREFLELMSNVRMGVELGIIDKVDINTLNKLMYELQPANIQILAGKELNDRERDFYRASVLNEKLQ
- the pfkB gene encoding 1-phosphofructokinase, which codes for MLFTAVALNPSIDKMIIVNNFKVNATNRISDSRIDPSGKGINVAKVAKTLGEDTCCTGFLFDSNGNMFEEDLRKHGIKTDFVWCSGEVRTNIKVVDPENNTMTEINNAGQRVGPSDILKIKQKIEQCAQKSSIVIFSGSLPPGTDKSLYRELIEICNRQGARVYLDTYGEALKEGIKAKPFAVKPNTFELELTVGEKLNDEKDIVRGAKKLIDMGLSCVLVSRGSKGSIALYDEKVYKIPPINVPVKSSVAAGDSLLTGFAIGMKRTMDFEYSLKLGTACATSCVIKEGSKICTPEEVEKYFDMVEINQIF
- a CDS encoding UvrB/UvrC motif-containing protein is translated as MYCDKCKKNVATVHYTKIINGQKTEVHLCQQCAKESGEFALFTPFSINDLLSGFLDAGYDSQLDYGYTSTIKCESCGMSYDDFKKHGRLGCSDCYASFDSRLLPLIRKIHGNVQHIGKVPRKAGDHVRLKRERTSLKNKLQEAIKKEEFEKAAEIRDKIKEIESRLNG
- a CDS encoding CtsR family transcriptional regulator translates to MARLSDQIENFLKELFKDAENSILEIQRNELAEYFNCAPSQINYVLATRFTLDKGYYIESRRGGGGFIKIARLDIDDDDYLLHLVSNRIGAAIPQNAAIQIVESLYEQELITEREMHIIKSAITDKAINAPSAIKDNIRAGILRNVLISIMSF
- a CDS encoding ATP-dependent Clp protease ATP-binding subunit, which encodes MGMFARFTERAQKALVLSQQQAKDLGHNYVGTEHILLGLLKEGGGIAAQVLNGMGVNADKVRQELDKVIGKGDYNFDERFGYTPRSKRVLELSFREAMGLGNNYIGTEHILLGLIREGDGVAARLLINMGVDLEKARQKVIEMLKHQSGNSAADGRAEENSTPTLKQFGRDLTDLAREGKIDPVIGREKEIERVIQVLSRRTKNNPVLLGEPGVGKTAIAEGLAQKIVDGDVPELLKGKKVVTLDLASMVAGAKYRGEFEERLKSVMAEIVNAGNIILFIDEMHTIIGAGAAEGAIDASNILKPVLARGELQAIGATTLDEYRKHVEKDAALERRFQPVMVGEPSKEETVEILYGLRDKYEAHHKVRFTDEALKAAVQLSDRYISDRFLPDKAIDLIDEAGSRVKLKMVTTPDGLKKLEDQLERLGKEKEEAVTSQNYEKAAQIRDQEKDIKDKIEQEKNKWKSDSESDKACVDREEIANIVSSWTGIPVNKLTQEESQRLLNMEKVLHERVIGQKEAVSAVSRAVRRARAGLKDPNRPIGTFLFLGPTGVGKTELCKALADVMFGDQDAMIRIDMSEYMERHSVSRLVGSPPGYVGYEEGGQLTEKVRRKPYSVVLLDEIEKAHPDVFNILLQIMDDGRLTDGKGRTVNFRNTIVVMTSNVGAHTIRKQKTLGFTSPDDEKQNEYEKMKENIMDDLKKTFRPEFLNRVDEIIVFHQLDEVHLRQIVDLMLKEVMSRLKAKDIYLDVTKKAREYLAKEGFDPVYGARPLKRAIQKKMEDSLSEEILAGNVKSGDKVLADYIDGKLVFKQKQMMTANK
- a CDS encoding GreA/GreB family elongation factor, whose translation is MVDFDAHLQNVKNQKDELIEEYFPEPSEQRHKFEVFISGYLRQLDSLAAEFSNSSEDQNICPFVIIGSEVEVEDLDTKESFTFTVVGPYKDNIQNGHVSYLSPVGRSLLFKKNGELVTVNAPGGVFNYTIKSIKMPKQE